CCATACATGATGAAATTCACAAATTCTTTGCAGTGTTACATTGAGGAACATCATTCTTAAAATGTTGCACTATTTGCCCACACAGTCTTTCACAAAGTGGTGAacatctccccatcttcactgcacagaggcTCTTAATACCCAATCATCTTACAGACCTGTTGCCAAATAACCTCTCTGGTTGTGAGATATTCAtccaggtgttttgttttagcattacacaacttttccagtcttCTGTTGCCTCTGTCCCAACTTCTTCGAAACAtattgctggcatcaaattcaaattgatcATACATTTGTTATAGAACAATAACATTTCTCACTTTCAACATTTAATATGTTGTATGTGTTCTATTTTCAGTTCAAATTAGGTTATATGACTTGCAAATCAATGCATTCTGTTTTCTGCATTTCACACAGCATCCCAACATCTTTTGGAAATGGGATTGTAATATACAAAACATCTAAATTATGCCCCTGCATATACTAAGTTACTACTGTACACACTGGGAGCCCTACGTTTTGgacccattattaaaaatgcaaaattaacaaCACTGAAAAGTTAAAAAATTATGGCAAGAAACGTGAGATTCCATGGTAACAAAGACAGCCAACGTGAGGCTGTTTGCTGAGACAAAGATGGGTGGCTTACTCAAGTCAAGCTTTTCTTtttaactgaaaataacttTTGATATTAAAGGAATAGCATGCACTTACTCTAAACGATATTAGGTAATactattatatattatatgattttttgTGATCCGTTTTCTGTATTGTTCGTATATTATTGGCTTACGCATCATCTGCGAGTTTCTGCGATCTTTCAGaaagctccaaaaatattcccatttCATTGTTCTTGGCCAACGTGTGAATAACCAAAACCGTAAATGTCAAATTTACGAATCCGGAGGGTCCGACTGTATTTGTAAAATTGTTTAGTAGGTAATTACAAAACTTCTGTGGTCAGTTGTTTGTTGGCATAAGACCAGTATTtcaaacagaaacaaaatacATATGGATGATACATCCATACTTATTAGTGCatgcatttactttgttttatgCTGTAATGTGACTATAAATGATTCTGTATAAAAATGTAGTGTTTCAAagcaatttttttccccatagaaacaCAAGAAAGGAAAATCCCGCATCTTTGAATGCAACAGTCCACAGGATCACAGCAAGATGACAATGGCAGACCTCATTTACTATTTGCCAGAGACAAACCCAATGAAGTAATAACTTGAAatgaaagcatttttttttctttcatcttTTTGAAATTTCGTTGTTTGTTCATGCTCAGCTGAAATGCTATAATTTATACTTATCCTGTTGAATGGACAGAAATATATGTATGCTAATTTCTGAACAGATCATACCAGATGGAGGAACCGAAGCAGAATGAGAAAGAGAGCTCATGGACACCGACCAAACAGTAAAATCACCTGTTTCCTTGCATGTTGTTTTTATAGAATCAGTGTATTTGAACCAACATTGTGCACTATTTCTCAAACATTGCGTTGCTGAAAAAAGTGTTGTGCAGAATCTGTTTATAATTTTATccaattattatattttaaggGTGGCCGAACAGCCGCAGGAagcagaggaagaggatgatGTGGAGAACGGTGATGATGAACAGGGTGAGCAGCTGGTGGTACCCAGGGTGAAGGTAGCAGAAGACGGCAGTTTGATTATTGACGAGGAAAGGTACTGTAGATCACCATGGTGTCATGCAACACCAGACTAATATCGATATTGTAGCCTTCCTGAGAAATCTGTATAAAATGTATGCGTTTTAGGATAAATTACATGTCAATGTATTTTCAACACAAATCATATGTGTGTTTCAGTTTAACTGTTGAAGTCTTGAGGGTTCAAGGACCTAATACGGTGGAGGAGAAGGATCCCATTTTCGAGCGTGGTTCTTCAACAACTTACTCAAGTTTCCGAAAAGCCAGTTACACCAAGCCCTGGTCTAATAAAGGTAGGAGAGTCTGGTCCCTCTTATTACACACTTCTTTATGTGCTTATTAAGAGTTCCGAGCGTGGTTTTTAGGGTAGTGTAACTTCTAAGAAAATGGTGTGAATACTGTGAAATATATTACTGTAAATTAGTTTAAATgcattgtatatatgtatgtgcatCTCTCATTATCTTGCCCCTGCAGAAACGGACATGTTCTTCTTGGCTATCAGCATGGTGGGGACAGACTTCTCCATGATTGGCCAGCTTTTCCCTCACCGTGGCAGGTCAGAAATCAAGGTATGTCACCCAGGTCCTTAAATTGGTACCTtgtattactgtataattatcCTATTATTTGAAAGAATCTGTGACTTATCTTCTTCCCCTTTCACATTAAGCAGAGTCCTAACGCTAAGATAAATTGTTATAATTAACTTTTAATGTAGACCTATTCCATCTGTCCATTTTTTAGAATCAGCCATAGAATTATTTCGACTAAGGGGCTGCTTTATTTTTTGGACAATAGCATGTGTGATCATTCAGTTTGATACCTCCTCAGTGTTTAAATAGATGATTCTACATCATTAGATTAGATTGAATTGGAATATTATATAACTCAACTTTACAGTATATAAAGAATGATGCCTTACCAGCGTTTTGACTACCAATAATAACAGTGTTATATTGTTCAGTAGGGCTGTCACTTTTTAACCAATAATCTAACATTCGTTCAAACGCGATTGAAAAATTTATATTCAAATGTTAATGTGTCACTGTAGTCCATTCACTGCCAGTGACTTTAAGCAAGATGGCTAGGTTAGTGAATGTGAAGTGTgcacacaaacactgaaatatattaCCGACattgaaagatattacagctgGAAAACTGCATACAAAGCTAGCTTGACCGCGATGTTGTTGTTAAGGTTTAAACTGGAATCCgctttctggaatatttcagtATAGATCCTCATGGCCCTACATAAATCATCAAGCAAGAATTCCAGGGAGGGGTTAGGGTTTAAACCTTAAGTCTGGCACCGTGGTAAAGTTTGCTTTACATTCAGTTTTCCGTGAATAGACACAAtgcaattaataataaatacacattaaaaCACAATATGAAAGTTATATGGTatgcattgtcccccatagtttaACACTTAAAGCACACTTAATTAGACATGTATGTTTTATTTAGATTTATACGTAGTAGCCCATTAATTCTTTGGTTTGTATTGTAAACAGACACAGTACAGTCAGTATTAGTAACGCAAAAGTATTGCGAGGGACCAGAAAACCttttcatgaaatatttagGGGCTCTGTACAAATGTGAAGTTGTACGGGCTGCTAATAAAATACTGAGAAGAATTATTCtgtgttgggtttttttttatgggGTGGGAGTATATTTGAATATATTTGAACAAATTGCTTGTCATTTGAAAAAGTGACAACCCTAGTATTCAGTATTAACATAATCTTTACAGTATGATAGCCCTCGGCAACTCAAGTATCGCTTCTTGATTTCAGATTTTAACAAAGAATAGTGATTTTATgttatgcattttatatttatgcatAACACTATTATGTTATGCCTAGCTAGGCTGTCTCAGCTTGTAAGCACCATTGTTGCCCTGTCTCCCCTGTCACAGAACAAATTTAAGAAAGAAGAACGAGCAAATTCTTGGAGGATTGATAAGGCGTTCAGTAAGTGTCCTGTTCCTCAACACTTCTTTTCATTCCTCTAAGCTGTGCTGAATGTTGGACTCCATTACCAAATCCATGTCCTGCTTCATTACACTGTCTGTCCTGTAGGGGAAAAGCGTCGCTTTGACCTGAGTTTCTTCAGTTCCCTCCTTGAGAGGATCCTGGCTGAGGAGCAGAAAAAGCAGGAAAAGTCTAAAGCTTCTGCAGAGAAACAAGTTTCAAGAAAACCAAGGAGTAAGGAAAACGGTGATGATTGGCTGCCTGACTTTGAGAATCCTTTTAgttttgagatttttttttaagtccccTTTGTAATAAGTTTAACTTTGGGATTTGAGTACTTTTTTTTGGTCTTCCCATAATTTTACTCCCAGATAAGACCAGAACCAGGATGAAAAGCAGTACCAACCAAACTTCAGAAGAGGAGATGGATAGTATGGGGGTAGAGGGAGACTTGGAGACGGCAGAGAAGGAGAATGAAGACTGCTCAAACTTTGAGACTGTGGAAGAAACCACCATGTCCCAGAAAAGAGCCAAAAAAACTAAGAAAGGGGACACAGGACCGTCGTCCCTGGAAAAAGTGACTGATGAAAGAAATTCCAGTAATGAAGGTGTGGCAGTGCAGTCTTTTTTAATGAATGGCCATTGGCTCCATCATAAGTACAGGAGCTCCTCCTCTTACACATTGTGCTAACTGTGCTCTCAGCAGGTGAAGCTATGGACCACGACTCCAGTGACGTTATTACTGAAGTTTCAGCTGATGGAGATGTGCAAAGGTAGGAGCTGGGTTAATGTTCATCAAATGCTACCCCAGCTTTGAGGAATAGTCTGCTCCTCTTTgataaagttattctgatacTGAAAAATATCTTAAATTAATAGATTTGAATATTGCTGCGTTTTCACTctgttaaatacatttaatgtaTGTTTTGAGGAATTAAATAATGGATTAAATTGTCTCTAACCGATACAGCTTAAGCCCAGCCaatgggttggaatgaaaagcAGCAGATCCTTAACCCACTAGGAAACACCGTAAGGTGTTCTAATGTCCTGTCAGCTTCTGACTGCATTTAATAGCCAGTTTGAAGACGAGTCACTTTTGGAGTGGAAATCAGGTGCTAGCAGGGTTGTTACTTTAGAAGCATGTGGATGGGAGCGTGTTCTGCAACCTGTCCTGCAAGAAATGTGTTTTACTAAAACCAGGTCAGAGAGACCAGACAGTTCTGCAGAGAGATGGAAGAGAGCTGTGATCAAGCCAGCCCAGATCTCCACAGGGCGTCTTCAGAAGCCTATCCCAAACCTTGGACGGCGAGGGGACAAGAAGATCTCGGAGCCAAAGGAAAAGACCAGTGATTACAACACAACAACTTGTGAGGAAGACAAAGAGTATGATGGGCATAAGGTACAGAACACACTgtatagatatatttctcaaTTTATCTAGTGCTTGAAAAATGTTTCCCATTGAAATCAGTGGTATTTACATGTCTGACTAATGAGATTTCAGCTTGAGACAATTTCGAAGAATTAATTATATTCAAGCGAGGCTAACCTGAAATTCTATATGCATGTTTGCCTAATAAGTGTCCatgtatgaatatatatatatattttttttaagtattataATGACAACCACTCCTCGTTTACCGACTACGTTCCATTTCAATGACCagagaattaaatgaaatggttgccaagtGAAAATCAAGGTAGCCTAGGTGTAACTGCGACTGCTTAAGACTTTGCTTCAGCTTTCCATACTCAATCTCTTTTATCTGCCATGAAGTGGACATCAACAACATTTTGTACATTCTGCTTCAGTGATCTCTATTACCCCGGCACACCATACTGTAAGGCGTACAAAATTTGGCCGTAAATGCACGTTggtcagaatttttttttttaaatctttttatcAACGTATTTGCAAATGGTCAGTAACTAGGTAGTTGCTAAACGAGGAGAGCTGGTAATGTATGTTTTCACTTGGATTCTTATCAGAGTAGTAATGTTGAAATTTAGGCCTAACTTTGAATGTGGGATTGATGGTGTTTGAATGCTATGCTGCCCTTAAGACTGAAAGTGCAGCTTCAGCTGGGAAGAGGATGACGGGGGCAAAGCGGACCGCCGGGGTCCTGGCCTCTGATGAGGAGGGGCAGGCGGGCAAGGCTGAGGAGGAGCTCAGTGTCACGGCCAGGCAGGAGCACATGCTGAACAGGCCCACCCGGTAGGGGGGGCACTTACTTTGATTACGCTATGCATCTGCATGTTAATTTACTCGTCCACATTCTAACTTTAGCATtctatgcttttattttttaagaatatCTTATAATAGATTGgggtgctgtgcctgtgatcagaaggtcactgattCAAGCCCCCTTGCTCTAGGGTGATTTCACTATTGGATCCCTGAGCAAGGCCGCTAATCATTAATTGCTCCAGGCTGACCCTGTTTTCTGAGTCCGTAACATTTGGAATGTTCAAGTGGAAGAGCGCAGTGAGTGGATTGTGTCTTGCTGGACAATAATAGGTCAGGGAGGATCCCCAAGATGTCCCAGGCGCTGCAGCAGGCTGGGGATGAGGATTCAGCTGAAGAGCCTTCACCTGCCTCCGAGACTCAGGGAAAGACGTCCCCCCAACATCGGTGCCGGAAGCCGCCTGGGTCCAATCAGAGGAAAGCCAAGCCTGCAATGGGCAGTGTGCCGCAGAGGTCCAAGAGGTCCAAGCTGGTGACACTGCGGGCCCCCCTACCGGAGGGCCCTATGGAGGACAGGCTGAGTGAAGCCCGGCCCGACGAGATGTATAGCTATCCCACGAATCCCGAGGAGCAGAACCAAGTGCCAGCCTTCGTCCCTCTCAGTTTGCGGTCCCCAGAGCCCATGAGGCTGGAGGTTGAGGAGACCATGGAGGAGGTTAGAACCCATATCTCATTTAGGAGGTTTTTACAGTCGAAGGAAAATGTTGGTGTTCTAAAATAGGGGCTCTGTGGGTTACTGCTGTTGcggaaggttgtcggttcaaatcccattgtcCACAGAGTGATTgcactgttgggcccttaagcaagggCCTTAATCCTGATTGGACCCTGTTCTCTGATCCTCACTGACATTGCTTTGAACAATAGGATCtgataaatggaaaaaaatataatataaataaaatatatgtaaaattcTTAACGTGTATTATTGTAGCTTGGTAAACTAAAAATATTGCTATTTGGTTGGTCATATAACCAACCAAACAATGAAAGATGTTGCCAGTCATTTATGTTACACTCCGATTGCTACTTCTTAAAGTATTTGTTAGAAAATGGCCACCAAGATGATTTTTCTCAACTTTTTTTTTACGTAACTTCTGTTTCTCTTTTTACATTGACACAGCTGGAGATTTTAGTCAATGTTCCTGATGCCCTGAGTATGATAGAGCCTGAGGATGTGCTGTGCCATCCATCAGAGTTCCAGGGACCACAGAAGGAGGTTCCGGTGCCACCTGAGCATCAGCTGGGCGTGTTCGCTGTATGGAATCCGCGATGATCTGCTATTCCTGACGTTACTTTGGAATTTGTTTATACACACAAATGAATGTGGTTTcctgtgcttttgttttgaTTATAGGGGGTGATGAAGTGTTTGTCTCTAGATCATGTAGAGGGTACGTTGTAATGAATTCATCTTCATGCCTGATTACTCATCTAAGTGAACATTTCAGAAGCATGTTAATCTAGGGAGTTTTTTCTCCACTTTTACAGTTTCGGAATCTGAAGAGAGCTGCAATGAGGCAGCGAGGACTCTGTTGACAATAAGAAATCCTGAACTCCTGTCTCTACCCCTGTCCATGACTGTCTCAGGTGAGAGAAGATCTTGCCCATCGTCTGCAGGCCCTGCAACAGAACAACTGCTGGAGGGCAGGAGATATATCAGATCATATGTGAAGGAATCCAACTTCTAAAGACATCAAGGTTATAGGAGGCCTAGAACCTACCTGAGGCAGCATAGGgcttttctgcatcttgaactTGATGCAAAttgcattaaataattaaaaatatattaattgtggtgattttttttttttttttttgtatccttACCCAGAAGCCATTGACAAAGAAGCCAAGGCTGAAACACAGGTTGCTTCTGAGCAAGAAAAACAAACGCAGTGTAGTCGGGATACAACATCTACCACGACCCCCGGCTCTCCAGTCAGGCCATCTAGGCTTGCGGGTTCGGACGTGGCGCTGGAGCCTCAGAATTCTCAGGGCCACCTTCCTAAGAAGGACGAACCTCACCCGGGACAGGGTGTGCAGAATCGGTAGGGGGAGCTCCAGATGAGGGATGGGAATGTTACTGTAGTGCTGCACAGGTACTCTAAAGTGGCTTTTTTGGTTTCAGTGTTAGCTGTACAAGCAGTGCTGAGGCCAAACCAGACTCCATTCACAGTTCTTCGCCTCCCAAAAAGAGCCACTTCCAGAAACCAAAACCAAACCTGGTGCTTGCATCCCGACCCGCTTCAGTGTGTCAAACTCAGAGCACGGTCACAGTGAGCTCAGGTGAGCACCCTGCAGAGTGTATATTCAGTTAGCcagtcattttttaaactctACTACTTGATAATTTTACCCCCATACTTCTGAGTATTGCATTTAACTTTCTGGACAACAGAACTGCTTAACCatgttttttcttgtatttttttttacagaaaaagTAGAAGTGACTCAATCGGAAAGTAATGAATCAGAGACAATTATCAACAATAGTGCTTCAGAAGGAAGCAAAAATGAAGGATTGGAGGTTGAAAACCCAAAAAAGAGTGAAACATCAGTGTAAGACATTTCAGAATAATCTAGCAGTGACAAGGGCAGCTGTGCCCAGAATTTTGTGCTCAGTGCATTTCGGGGTgtctgagtgtttgtgtgtctgtgtgtctgtatgtgtttaGTCCTGAAATGTCTCAAGAGGCCGGTGTGAGTTCTGAGCCCATAGCTCAGACTGGACCTCAGAGCCGGAGAAGCCGATTCCCAAAACCCAGACCGAATCTTGGACGTGCTGTTCGGAACCTGCGGCCAACGGCGCTGAGCCCTGCGACGCGAATGACAGGTAAGGGCACAGGCCCTATATCAGCCAGGGCATGCTGGTGCTGTGCTCTTTCCTTTTTTGAGCTGTACCACAATATTCTGGGACAAGTTGAAGATGATTTTTCCCTGCTTCGTACAATGGACTGTTGTATTCCTTTATCATCATTTGTTGTCATACGGTCAGCTAGACTTTTGAGTAATTATTTTGCACTGTGAAAGTTCCAGAATATGCATAATTTTCAAGCAAGGTATAAACCAGTCTGGGTATGTGCAGTAACAATAAATCCTTCAAGAAGAATTACTTGAATGTTCCTGTAGCCAAAAACGTTTCAGAACTTATACAAAATGCATGGTATTCTCCCATAAGTAAAGGTACTCTGTAGAACCAGatataattaaaaacatatAGGTTTTACTGATTTTTCTACTTCTGTAAAACTGTAGGGCTACTGCTAAGGTACTTGGGTAAGGGCATCTGTAAACAATCTGCATCACTTTTCAGCAGACGATAGCGGGCCATCTGAGGAGACTCCAGCAAATGCCAAATCAAAGACACATGTGGAAGCCAGAATGTACGTGGTGATTTACTTACTCAAAAGCATGGTTTCATACCCAGGCTGTAGAGCTCATGTTGTGTTACTGGTAGCTGTTGTCATGTGGGGATTTGTGTAATGTCCTTTCATGCTCTGGTTGCATAGGGTCCCAATAGCTCAAACTCCGGCAGAACAACTTGTAGCTACCAGAAGTCCGAAGATCCTTGGATCAAATGAGGTTTCTGTTGCAGAAGGGGAGGAGCCGTCTGACATGCCAGTGGACCCTGACCCTGCCCAGGTAAGCTGAAGCGGGGGGTGAATTACAGCTGAGCTCAGCCTACTTTCACTTTTACCTAACTGGCTTTTAGACTGCTGTATACTTGTACTAATCTGCCCtgcttgtacatcactttgcaCAAAGCGtatgcttaataaataaatgtaaatgaaaattcAGTGCATGTGCTTGAAAATTTGCAGATGTTTTTCTGGCAAATATGtttgcagatttgtttaaaagctCAGCACACTTGCAAATCTCATTACGCATACGAATCTGGTTATGCACACGGATTCTGAATACGAATTAAGATTCCTGTACACATTTACAAATCTTATTACACACACGTGGATTGAGATACATTCACACGAAACTCCCTACACATTTgcaaataagaacataagaactatacaaacgagaggaggccattcagcccatcgagctcgcttggggagaacttaactaatagctcagaagttgttaaaatcttatctagctctgatttaaaggaacccaaggattcagcttgcactacgttatcaggaagactattccatactctgactacacactgtgtaaagaagtgcttccttaaatccagtttgaaatgttctcccgctaatttccacctatggccacgagttcttgtatttgaactaacgctgaagtaactattcggttgaacagcatccaaacctgttagaatcttatagacctggatcatgtcccccctcagtctcctttgcttgaggctgaacagatttagctcaaataacctttcctcgtatgacattcctctaagaccaggaatcattcttgtggccctacgctgcaccttttctaaggccgcaatgtcctttttaagatatggtgaccaaacctgcacacaatattctaggtgaggtctcaccaaggaattgtataatcttagcattacctcccttgacttaaactccacacacctggagatataccccaacactAATTGTAGTACAATAATAACCCTATATTGATACATGTGAAAACATACTGTAGTGTGGCTCACTGGTTTGTCTGTTTCCGTTTAGGAACAAGCTATGAGTTTGCACAGTGGAGACGGCTTCACATTTGTTAACATAGGTGACTCTACTGAAGGTATTTACTCACAAGAATCAATTTTGATCCGTGACGCCATAGCAACCTCTGAAAGCTCTGCCTATGGAAAATTCTGTATTGGGCTGTATTGCAGGAGTCTCAGGGGAAGACGACTTCACTCACAGTGAACCCACTATTATCCTGACCCTGTTTGAAATCCCTCCGACCTCTGTCAATGAGTATAAGTCAGGTTCTGCCCCAGTGGGTGCTGTCACTGCTGAGCTGCTCTCGCCGCTGGTGTTTATAGATGCACAGTCTGAACCACAAAGGTAAGGGACGTCCCAGAAAGGCAGCCTCCATGCAATGTTGTAGGAAATGCCTGTTTTATGTAACGTGAGTAGCAGCAGTAATGTTAAGCAAGCAgtgggtttaaaaaaaacagctgaagtAGCGATTAAGGAACTGATTACAGATCGAAAGCATAAAAAGAGCCTTGAGATGGTATGCATAATCAATTTTGGTTAATGTTCttcattaaataatgaaatacagtggtacctcagaactcaaacttaatccgttcagaactccggatcgaatcctaaaaagtttgagttctgatcgaattttccccataagaaataatggaaaaccaattaattggttcccggccccaaaaaattacaccgaaatatggtttttttttagcatttaaacacaaaatgaaccggataaaacaagaagagcatatacagtactgtactaaacacatctaagcacatttatcaaaacagtcacaCAAGCTCGTACAGTACAagttaggtcggcgttcacggtttgacttctgagattcagaacgagttctaggtaaaaaaaatttcaaacgggttggttcgacttttaagaaattcgagttataataagttcgagaactgaggtaccactgtatataaatgacaaaaatgttacatttatgcaTATAATGTTTAGTCCTCACATACTATATAATGATTATCCATGTGTTACAGCTCCGGGCCAGTTGCTGATTCTCACCTACTTGGTACATTGCCTGGGAGATTGTCCCCTTTAACACGGTTGTCCTTGTCCAGCAGTGAGGCCGTGGCTATGGCTGATGCAGAGGTGCCTGGGGCTGGCAGCACGCTTTCTCACTTCATGGTCAG
This is a stretch of genomic DNA from Paramormyrops kingsleyae isolate MSU_618 chromosome 7, PKINGS_0.4, whole genome shotgun sequence. It encodes these proteins:
- the LOC111847077 gene encoding uncharacterized protein isoform X3; translation: MMRRSRITVRPNVRSGGRGQAALQDSHSVQGSTNSFEDTAQNAPKDSADSTNQSPEVTKDVETQPADAENITSLKSNDDNNSHPEKASCNGDGLDHNGEATGSSKPLACSLARRKRFSAMPNLTKIRVTPAITCTSARGPRSSAVKSGVVSKAETTATNTGNQLRLKGGITQGFRHPSRQKACSEGTQPIIQSVPLSSTSQDPEASLQGKKSKVKSLSRQSSQLSECQKSLNGAVPDDGKSLTPECCMGSTKLSQGSASLVNAVSSVATLTTKTQSVSSDRERIIKTQKLRELLKRERKKERKHKKGKSRIFECNSPQDHSKMTMADLIYYLPETNPMKSYQMEEPKQNEKESSWTPTKQVAEQPQEAEEEDDVENGDDEQGEQLVVPRVKVAEDGSLIIDEESLTVEVLRVQGPNTVEEKDPIFERGSSTTYSSFRKASYTKPWSNKETDMFFLAISMVGTDFSMIGQLFPHRGRSEIKNKFKKEERANSWRIDKAFREKRRFDLSFFSSLLERILAEEQKKQEKSKASAEKQVSRKPRSKENDKTRTRMKSSTNQTSEEEMDSMGVEGDLETAEKENEDCSNFETVEETTMSQKRAKKTKKGDTGPSSLEKVTDERNSSNEAGEAMDHDSSDVITEVSADGDVQRSERPDSSAERWKRAVIKPAQISTGRLQKPIPNLGRRGDKKISEPKEKTSDYNTTTCEEDKEYDGHKTESAASAGKRMTGAKRTAGVLASDEEGQAGKAEEELSVTARQEHMLNRPTRSGRIPKMSQALQQAGDEDSAEEPSPASETQGKTSPQHRCRKPPGSNQRKAKPAMGSVPQRSKRSKLVTLRAPLPEGPMEDRLSEARPDEMYSYPTNPEEQNQVPAFVPLSLRSPEPMRLEVEETMEELEILVNVPDALSMIEPEDVLCHPSEFQGPQKEVPVPPEHQLGVFAGVMKCLSLDHVEVSESEESCNEAARTLLTIRNPELLSLPLSMTVSAIDKEAKAETQVASEQEKQTQCSRDTTSTTTPGSPVRPSRLAGSDVALEPQNSQGHLPKKDEPHPGQGVQNRVSCTSSAEAKPDSIHSSSPPKKSHFQKPKPNLVLASRPASVCQTQSTVTVSSEKVEVTQSESNESETIINNSASEGSKNEGLEVENPKKSETSVPEMSQEAGVSSEPIAQTGPQSRRSRFPKPRPNLGRAVRNLRPTALSPATRMTADDSGPSEETPANAKSKTHVEARMVPIAQTPAEQLVATRSPKILGSNEVSVAEGEEPSDMPVDPDPAQEQAMSLHSGDGFTFVNIGDSTEGVSGEDDFTHSEPTIILTLFEIPPTSVNEYKSGSAPVGAVTAELLSPLVFIDAQSEPQSSGPVADSHLLGTLPGRLSPLTRLSLSSSEAVAMADAEVPGAGSTLSHFMVSEPLHHLSHCSTIHEKHSSSAVLTESRSLDKTDEEEENVSLSLVPVEDLNEAPEEDDDAPPQKKKKMPIKSKKGKPKVKPGSLKRTSVEPTKDASEESEMPPQILAFPKEDDLAVPSAGDQHNPPAKHGGGLGDALPRDRDTPLGCGGEMEPQHHVSPLPLDKPLIRPGRKPKGFLSFMTNKTTTGPAGTSRTSRPAPHVNTSCIERRKASLQAAMGCPREPPPAINTRHSTPDTITSPSVSAHKMEPPEVSKSTEGDFLCVNPSDKTEYKKPTNVSEYFFGDIFTEVEEPD
- the LOC111847077 gene encoding uncharacterized protein isoform X2; its protein translation is MMRRSRITVRPNVRSGGRGQAALQDSHSVQGSTNSFEDTAQNAPKDSADSTNQSPEVTKDVETQPADAENITSLKSNDDNNSHPEKASCNGDGLDHNGEATGSSKPLACSLARRKRFSAMPNLTKIRVTPAITCTSARGPRSSAVKSGVVSKAETTATNTGNQLRLKGGITQGFRHPSRQKACSEGTQPIIQSVPLSSTSQDPEASLQGKKSKVKSLSRQSSQLSECQKSLNGAVPDDGKSLTPECCMGSTKLSQGSASLVNAVSSVATLTTKTQSVSSDRERIIKTQKLRELLKRERKKERKHKKGKSRIFECNSPQDHSKMTMADLIYYLPETNPMKSYQMEEPKQNEKESSWTPTKQVAEQPQEAEEEDDVENGDDEQGEQLVVPRVKVAEDGSLIIDEESLTVEVLRVQGPNTVEEKDPIFERGSSTTYSSFRKASYTKPWSNKETDMFFLAISMVGTDFSMIGQLFPHRGRSEIKNKFKKEERANSWRIDKAFREKRRFDLSFFSSLLERILAEEQKKQEKSKASAEKQVSRKPRSKENDKTRTRMKSSTNQTSEEEMDSMGVEGDLETAEKENEDCSNFETVEETTMSQKRAKKTKKGDTGPSSLEKVTDERNSSNEGEAMDHDSSDVITEVSADGDVQRSERPDSSAERWKRAVIKPAQISTGRLQKPIPNLGRRGDKKISEPKEKTSDYNTTTCEEDKEYDGHKTESAASAGKRMTGAKRTAGVLASDEEGQAGKAEEELSVTARQEHMLNRPTRSGRIPKMSQALQQAGDEDSAEEPSPASETQGKTSPQHRCRKPPGSNQRKAKPAMGSVPQRSKRSKLVTLRAPLPEGPMEDRLSEARPDEMYSYPTNPEEQNQVPAFVPLSLRSPEPMRLEVEETMEELEILVNVPDALSMIEPEDVLCHPSEFQGPQKEVPVPPEHQLGVFAGVMKCLSLDHVEVSESEESCNEAARTLLTIRNPELLSLPLSMTVSEAIDKEAKAETQVASEQEKQTQCSRDTTSTTTPGSPVRPSRLAGSDVALEPQNSQGHLPKKDEPHPGQGVQNRVSCTSSAEAKPDSIHSSSPPKKSHFQKPKPNLVLASRPASVCQTQSTVTVSSEKVEVTQSESNESETIINNSASEGSKNEGLEVENPKKSETSVPEMSQEAGVSSEPIAQTGPQSRRSRFPKPRPNLGRAVRNLRPTALSPATRMTADDSGPSEETPANAKSKTHVEARMVPIAQTPAEQLVATRSPKILGSNEVSVAEGEEPSDMPVDPDPAQEQAMSLHSGDGFTFVNIGDSTEGVSGEDDFTHSEPTIILTLFEIPPTSVNEYKSGSAPVGAVTAELLSPLVFIDAQSEPQSSGPVADSHLLGTLPGRLSPLTRLSLSSSEAVAMADAEVPGAGSTLSHFMVSEPLHHLSHCSTIHEKHSSSAVLTESRSLDKTDEEEENVSLSLVPVEDLNEAPEEDDDAPPQKKKKMPIKSKKGKPKVKPGSLKRTSVEPTKDASEESEMPPQILAFPKEDDLAVPSAGDQHNPPAKHGGGLGDALPRDRDTPLGCGGEMEPQHHVSPLPLDKPLIRPGRKPKGFLSFMTNKTTTGPAGTSRTSRPAPHVNTSCIERRKASLQAAMGCPREPPPAINTRHSTPDTITSPSVSAHKMEPPEVSKSTEGDFLCVNPSDKTEYKKPTNVSEYFFGDIFTEVEEPD